The window CTCGCCTGTAACAAGTCGCCTCAAGGGGCCACGTGGCGGAGTGGTTACGCAACGGTCTGCAAAACCGTGTACACCAGTTCAATTCTGGTCGTGGCCTCCATTAATCTGCACACGGGTGTTTGTTTCGACAATTTCCCGCTATGCAATCTGCAGGGGCTTTGTTATACGCCCCCCATTGCCGGCCCAGCCCGGCAGTGTTCCTCGGTAGCTCAGTGGTAGAGCAACCGGCTGTTAACCGGTTGGTCGCTGGTTCGAATCCGGCCCGAGGAGCCACCACTTTCAAAAACCCATGAATTACAGGCCGTTGGCGAGCTTTTTTGATGCTCGCAGTGAAGTTGCGCGAGGCAAAACCGCGCATTTTGAGCCTGACATTCAACGGGTACTTAAGAACCGGATGGGACGCTCCGTGGCTGGATATGCAGCGGAGCCGCCGATGTTCCACCAACGCAGATTCGCGCGTCTGAAACCGACCGGGCCGATGAGCCGGTCCGGCAAGATCATCATCGACCCCGGAACGGCCGCCATCGACTGCCTGGTCGTCGACTATTCCGCGGGCGGGGCCTGTCTGGAAGCGGCGAAAGCCGCAGCCTTGCCGAAACGATTCGAGTTGCTTTACGCAGGCAGCCGCAAGAAGTGCAGGGTGGTCTGGGCCACCGCCTGGCGCATGGGCGTGTCGTTTTAGCTTACTGAGCCGCTAGACCCTTGCGCGTCCATCCATGGTCAGCAGGCGAACGCCCAACCCAATGAGGACCACGCCAGTTATGCGCTCTTGCCAGAGTGTGAAGCGCGGCCAGCGCGACAATGCACGCCCCACCATTCCTGTCGCCATCGCGACTGAGCCGGCGATAACCAGGGCGACACCCTTCATCACGACCCCAAGAACAACCAGCTGAATGGTCACGGAGCCCCGTGCCGGATCCACAAACTGCGGCAGGAACGCGAGAAGAAACAGCAGTATCTTTGGATTCGTCAGGCTCGAGACCATCCCGTCCCGCAACGCCAATACCGGCAAGGTCGGCCCTGTCACCAACATGGTCGGCGAGGATCGGCCGGCTGTTCGAATGAGTTGCACGCCACGCCAGGTCAAATACGCAGCGCCGGCATATCGCAGGATGTCAAAGGCAAGCGGGGACGACTGAACAAGCGACGCGACCCCAAGCGCCAGAAGCGGAATTTGAACGACACCCGCCAGGGTAAATCCCAACGCAGTGAACAACGAGGCTTTCCATCCTTCCCCGAGACCGCGGCTGATCAGAAGCATCATGTCCGGCCCCGGGGTCAGGTTCAGGATCGCGACAGCGCCCATAAACGCAATCAAGGTCGACAGTTCCGGCATCGGGAAGCCCGCCTTCGTGAGTTTGCTCGGACCAATTTATTTCAGTTTCGATGATCCGAGGAAAGCGAGAAGCGTCTTATTGCCATCGGGCTCGGCTTTCACCAGCGCCATTCCCCGTTGTCCGTCCAGCGCGAGCGGACGTCGAAGAGCCGGTTCCAGGCGGTGACGATCTGGTCGAAGCCGATCGCGTCGTTGCAGACCGCGTCGCGCCGCCAGCCGCTGAGGCCGGTCACTTCGCCGATCGTGCTTTCGCTCGCATAGGGGAGCAGCTGCAGGCTTTGCGCCGGATCCGCGACCGCATCACGATTGGCGATCAGTTCGCGTTCCAGCCGGCCATAGATGACGCAGGAGGTGCTGGCATAGGTGCGCTTCTCGCGGTCGGCGATCACACGGGCGCCATTCGGAGGTGGCTCCACCCGATAGACCGACATCAGCGCCAGAACGGCGATGACGGCGAACAGCGCGACGATTCCAGCGGCAACGCGCTCGTCGACCTGCTTGATGGCGGCTATGCCAGACATCGCTGCAATGCCTTCAAAAACGAACTTCAACAACGATTGGGGCGAAAAAGCTAAATCAGGAAATGCTGAATTATATCAACGTCGATCGCGGTCCGCGAGCCCGATTTGCAGGCGATTTTGCAGGCTGCGGCCACCGCAGCAGGGCATGTTGCGTTTTGCCCTCCGTTGTCTCAAAGATGGCGCGATCCCGCGCAGCGGGAACCTCATAAGCAATCTCGGAAGCAGATAGGGACGTCCTGCGATGACAAGCTTTTCCAACGCGCGGCAGAAGATGGTCGATGGACAGGTTCGCCCGAGCGACGTCACGGATTTGCGCATTATCGACGCCATGCTGGCGGTGCCGCGGGAAGCCTTCGTGCCCGATGGGCAGCAGGCGCTGGCCTATCTCGACCTGGATATCGAGGTCAGCACCGGTCCCGGCGTGAAGCGGTATCTCATCAAGCCGGTCGTCATTGCGAAAATGCTGCAGGCCGCGAGCATTGCGTCCACGGACCGTGTGCTGGTGGTGGGATGTGCGTCGGGGTATTCCGCTGCGGTCGTCGCCAAACTGGCCGCCCACGTCATCGCCACCGAGAGCGATCCGGCGCTGGCGGACAAGGCCAAGTCGGTTCTGGCCGGTCTCGGAGTGGCCAATGTCAGCGTCGTAAACGCCCCTGCGGCAGCCGGCGAGCCGTCCCAGGCGCCCTATGACGTCATCATTCTCGACGGTGCGACCCAGATCGCGCCGGAAGGCCTGTACGAGCAGCTCGCGATGGGCGGACGGCTGCTCGGGGTGTTTGCCGCCGCTCAGCCGCCGCGGGCGGAAATCGTCACCAGGTCGCCACGGGACTTTGGAAATCGTCCACTTTTCGATGCCTACGCCCCGATCCTGCCGGGCATGGAGCGTCCAGCGGCATTTACGTTCTAAGAAACTGCCATCAATTCTCATTTAAAATCAGAAGTGTGGCCCAGATGCCCCAGCGGCAAAGTTTCCGGTGAGTGTTTCCTCAAGGGGGATTTCACCCCCTCGCACTCCCGCCTATGTTGTGTCGCGAAAGACTCGGGGACACGAGTTCAGGGCCTGTTCTGGCGCGCCGATACTCTGGCGAGAGGAGCAGGGGCGTCAGAGATGGATGGATCAGCAGAGATGCAGCGTTTGAAAGTACTCACCGGAGCTGCCGTTGCGGCTCTCATGCTCAGCCATCTGGCGGCAACGCCAGCGCTCGCCGACACGATCGAGGCCGCACTGGTTCGCGCCTACCAAAACAATCCGCAGTTGAATGCACAGCGCGCCTCGGTGCGCGTGACCGACGAAAACGTGCCGCAAGCTCTCTCCGGTTATCGCCCGAGAGCGTCGATCACTGCGAGTGCAGGTTATCAGTATAACGACGCGCTGAGCTCTTCCGGAGGGCAGCAAGTCGGGCTGGTCGGCACCACCGTGCCGACCAGCATTGGCGCCACCGTGTCGCAAACCCTCTACAACGGCCAGCAGACCGCGAACCGCGTTCGCTCGGCCGAGAGCAATGTCTCAGCGGCGCGCGAAGGATTGCGCGTGCTGGAGCAGACGGTGCTGCTGTCGGCCGCCACCATCTACATGGACTACCTGCGCGATGCCGCCATCGTCGAAGTTCAGCGCAGCAACACCCGCGTGCTGGAACAGACGCTGAAGCAGACCCAGGATCGCTTCAACGTCGGCGAAGTGACGCGGACCGACGTGGCGCAGTCGGAAGCCCAGCTTGCGGCTGGCCGAACCCAACAGCTGGCTGCGGAATCGACCCTGGTCACCACCCGTGCCAATTTCCGCCAGATCATCGGCAACGATCCGGAAAACCTTGCGGCGGCAAGGCCGGTCGATCGTTTTCTGCCGACCACGCTGGTCCGTGCCATCGACCAGGGACTAATCGAAAATCCGAACGTCACCTCGGCGATGTACGGCATCGACGTCAGCTTTCTCAATGTGAAGGTCAACGAGGGCGCGCTGTTCCCGACCCTGACATTCCAGGGCTCGGTGCAGCAGGCCTACCAGAGCTCACTGATCTCACCGCGTGCGTTTACGGCGGGGGCGTCAGGAACGCTGACCGTTCCGGTCTATCAGGGCGGTAGCGAATATTCGCTGATCCGGCAGTCCAAAGAGACGCTGGCGCAGCAGCGGCTGAATCTCGATCAGGTGCGCAACCAGGCGCGGGCCACCGTCGCCCAGGCCTGGGGCCAGCTGCAGGCCACCAAGTCCCAGGTGATCTCGGCGCAGTCGCAGGTGACGGCGTCGGAAACCGCACTCAATGGTGTTCGCGAAGAAGCCCGCGTCGGCCAGCGTACCACGCTCGACGTTCTGAACGCGCAGCAGGCGCTGGTGAACGCGCGCAACTCGCTGGTCACGGCGCAGCACGATCGCGTCGTGGCATCCTACAGCGTGCTCAGCGCGGTTGGCCGCCTGTCGCCGACGACGCTCCGACTGGGCACCGCGATCTACGATCCGAGTGTGCATTACCAGCAGGTGCGTGACAGCTGGGTCGGCGTGCGGACGCCGGACGGACGCTGACGCAACATTCTCAGCACTAACGCTGTGATGAAAGGGCCGCGTCAGCGGCCCTTTGCTTGCAATCAATTGTTGGCCTGACATACCTTCCATAAGGAATACGAAGCGATTCGTGCCGCGTTCGGCGCGCGGCTCTCGTGGCAAAAGTTTGGTCCACCGAAGTGAACGCCCAAGGGCGCGGTGATGTGGGGTCGGCGATGACGCAACTGGCAAAGACGCAAGAGCCCTCGATGGAGGAAATTCTGGCGTCGATCAGGCGTATCATCGCGGACGACGAAACCAAACCAGCGGGCACCCAGGCCGCTGCTGCCGAGCCGAAAGTCGAACCGCCGCGTGCGCCGCCGAAGGCGCTGACGCCGACACGCGCGCTGCCGCCCGCCCCACCGGCACCTGTGGTGCAGACTGCGGCGGCGAAGACAGCGGTTCCGCCGCCCGCCGCACCCGTCGCGAAGAACAGCCAGGAAGACATCGACGCGATGCTGGCTGGCCTCGACGCCGACACCTCCGAGGCCGAGGTCCGCGCGCCGGAACCGGCGAGCGATGTCTTCGAACTGACGGAACAGATGGCTATACCCGAGGCGCCTCCCGCAGCGAGCCCGCCGCCGGCGCCATCGTTCCGGCAGGTCGACCCCCAGGATGATCTCGAGTTTTCGGAGCCGCGACCGGTGGCGAGAAATTACCAGACCCCCGCGATGGATCCGCCAGCGTTCGCTGCCGACGAGGCGCCGAGCCGCCCGCTGCTGTCGTCCTCCACCATGACCTCGGTGGAGTCTGCGTTCAATACGCTGGCCAACACCGTTCTCAGCAACAACGCCCGCACCCTGGAAGACCTCGTCAAGGAGATGCTGCGCCCGATGCTGAAATCATGGCTCGACGACAACCTGCCGAACATGGTGGAGCGGATCGTCCGGGCCGAAATCGAGCGCGTCTCCCGCGGCCGCTGAGCCGGCACTTTCCGCTGGACCCTTCATTTGGTGGCAGCGACCCGATTTGCGGCGTTGACTTACAACGTCCGGGCGGGTTTCTAATGTCCCCAGCCTGAAGTTCGCTGCGGTGCGTAGCGCCTTCTAACCTTTTGTTTGCCTTGTTCTTTCGATAGTCAGGCTGTTTTAGCGGCCGGTCTTTCGAAGGGATCTCGCCGCCATTGCGAGAGCCCGCCACCTCCCGGCAGGACCATGCATCCCGAACATCGATGATTGTGTTGCCATGATTGAGAAGACCTATCAGCCCGCCGAGATCGAAAGCCGCATCGCCCGAGCCTGGGAGGATGCCGGCGCGTTCAAGGCCGGACGCCCCGAGCGGACGGAGGCAGAACCGTTCACCATCGTGATCCCGCCGCCCAACGTCACGGGCTCGCTGCACATGGGGCACGCCCTCAACAACACGCTGCAGGACGTGCTGTGCCGCTTCGAGCGGATGCGCGGGCGCGACGTGCTGTGGCAGCCCGGCACCGACCATGCCGGCATCGCGACCCAGATGGTGGTCGAGCGGCAGTTGATGGAGCGCCAGGAACCCGGGCGCCGGGCCATGGGTCGGCAGAAGTTCCTCGAGCGGGTGTGGCAGTGGAAGGCCGAGTCCGGTGGCACCATCACCAACCAGTTGAAGCGGCTTGGTGCGTCCTGTGACTGGTCACGCGAACGTTTCACCATGGATGAGGGGCCGTCCCGCGCCGTGGTGAAGGTGTTCGTCGAGCTCTACAGCCAGGGCCTGATCTACAAGGACAAGCGGCTGGTCAACTGGGACCCGAAGCTGCTCACCGCGATCTCCGATCTTGAGGTGCAGCAGGTCGAGGTGAAGGGCCACCTTTGGTACCTGCGTTATCCGCTGCAAGGCAAAACCTTCAATCCGGAAGACCCGTCGACCTTCATCGTGGTCGCCACCACGCGGCCCGAGACGATGCTTGGCGATACCGCGGTCGCGGTGCATCCGGATGACGAGCGTTATCGCCATCTCATCGGCACGCATGTGATCCTGCCGCTGGTCGGCCGGCGCATTCCGATCGTCGCCGACGATTATTCCGATCCCGAAAAGGGCAGTGGCGCGGTGAAGATCACGCCGGCCCACGACTTCAACGATTTCGAGGTCGGCCGGCGCCACAACCTGCCGCAGATCAGCGTGCTCGACCAGGAAGGCGCCCTGTCGCTGACCGGCAATGAAGATTACCTGCGCGGGCTGCCGGAAGGCGCCGCGGAGTTCGCCGAGGAACTGCACGGCGTTGATCGTTTTGCTGCGCGTAAAACCATTGTCGCGCGGCTGGAGGACTTCGGCTTCCTGGAGAAGATCGAACCGAACACCCACATGGTGCCGCACGGCGACCGCTCCAATGTGGTGATCGAGCCATTCCTGACTGACCAGTGGTACGTCGACGCCAAGACGCTGGCGCAGCCCGCGATCGCGGCGGTGCGTTCGGGCGCGACCGCGTTCGTGCCCAAGAACTGGGAAAAGACCTATTTCGAATGGATGGAAAACATCCAGCCCTGGTGCATCTCGCGGCAGCTATGGTGGGGACATCAGATCCCGGCCTGGTACGGCCCCGATGGCAAGGTGTTCGTTGCCGAAACCGAGGAAGAGGCCGTCGGCAAGGCACTGGGATATTACACCGAGCAGGAGGTGATCACGCCGGAGCAGGGCCATGACATGGCGCTCGATCCGGCCAAGCGCGAGGGCTTCATCACCCGCGACGAGGACGTGCTCGACACCTGGTTTTCGTCGGCGTTGTGGCCGTTCTCCACCCTGGGCTGGCCGGACGACAGCAAGGATGTCGAACGTTACTATCCGACCAACGTGCTGGTGACCGGCTTCGACATCATCTTTTTCTGGGTCGCCCGGATGATGATGATGGGCCTGCACTTCATGAAGGACGTGCCGTTTCCGACGGTCTACATCCATGCGCTCGTCCGTGACGAGAAGGGCGCCAAGATGTCGAAGTCGAAAGGCAACGTCATCGATCCGCTGCACCTGATCGACGATTACGGCGCCGATGCGCTGCGCTTCACGCTGGCCGCGATGGCGGCGCAAGGCCGCGACATCAAGCTCGCAACCCAGCGGGTCGAGGGCTATCGCAATTTCGCGACCAAGCTCTGGAACGCCTCGCGCTTCGCAGAGATGAACGGCTGCGCGCTGCCGCCGGAGTTCGATCCCTCGAAAGCCAAGGATACGCTCAACCGCTGGATCGCGCACGAAACCGCCAATGCCGCGCGCGAGGTCACCGACGCGATCCGTGCCTATCGCTTCAACGACGCTGCGGGCGCGATCTATCGCTTTGTCTGGAACGTCTATTGCGACTGGTATCTCGAACTGGCGAAGCCGGTGCTGACCGGTCCCGACGGCGAAGCGAAGTCCGAGACCCAGGCCATGGTCGCCTGGGCGCGCGACGAAATTCTGAAGCTGCTGCATCCGTTCATGCCGTTCATTACCGAAGAACTGTGGGCGGTGACCGGCACGCGTTCGAGCCTGCTGGCATTGACCGAATGGCCGCTCAGGCGCGACGAGGTTGAAACAGTTCTGGTAGCCGCCAGCGCCAGCGGTTTTCCCGATATTGGCACCCCGCTATTGCCGGTCGAGACATCCGGCGATTCCATGGATCACCTGCGCGACGACGCGGCCGAAGCTGAAATCGGCTGGGTGGTGGATCTCATCACGGCGATCCGCTCAGTGCGGGCCGAGATGAACATCCCGCCGGCGACGCTGACCCCGCTGCAACTGGTGAATGCGTCCAGCGAAGCCCGGGGACGGGCGCAGCGCTGGGACGGCGTGATCAAACGGCTGGCGCGCCTGGCGGACGTGTCCTTCGCCGATCAGGTCCCGCAGGGCGCGGTGCAATTGCTGGTGCGCGGCGAGGTTGCCGCGCTGCCGCTGAAGGGCGTGATAGATCTCGCCGCCGAGAAGACGCGCCTCGACAAGGAAATGGCCAAGGTCGAAGCCGACATCAAGCGGGTCGATGCCAAGCTCGGCAATGCCGATTTCATGGCTCGCGCGCCGGAAGAGGTCGTGGACGAGCAGCGTGAGAAGCGCGAGGAAGCGCGGGCCCGCAAGACCAAGATCCTCGAGGCGCTGGAGCGGTTGAAGGGCGCGAGCTGAGCTCAATGCTTGATCACGTATCCTGGACTGTCTCGGACATTGCGGCCGCCGAACCGTTCTATGATGCGATCATGATCGCACTCGGCGTCGTGAAGGTTGGCCGCCGGGACGATTGGCTCGGCTATGGTGAGCGTGCACGGCCGGATCATCCGGAGCGTGTTTACATCTCGATCCGGCGGGGGGCTGCGGTCGAGGATAGCTTCGGGCGACACTGGTGCTTCAAGGCGGCAACGCGGGCGCAGGTCGATGCGTTCTGGCGCGATGGCATCGCCGCCGGCGGCCGGGATGATGGTCCGCCGGGGCTGCGCGCCTATCATCCGTCTTACTATGCGGCCTTTCTTCGTGATCCCGACGGCAACAGGCTCGAAGCTGTCTGCCACGTCGTATCCGGCTGAGGACGACTTAGTTCGACCTGAATGGCTTGCTGAGGAAGCGTGAGCCCTTCAGCCCGTAACGCCAGGGCAATTCCGCCGCCTTGGTGATGCCGATCCGCACACCGCTCACGATCTCCGGCCGGCCGCGGCGGGTATGCAAGGCGATCGGCGGCTGGTCCAGCGGCAGGGCATTGTGTTTATCCGTGATCGCCAGCGCTTCGCACAATTTGCCCGGGCCGGAACATAGCGCGATCTCGTCGTGCAGACTGCGACGCCGCCGCATCGCGGCAATGCCGTGGGTCGGCTCCAGCGCCCGGATCAGCACGGCGCTGGCCGAGCCGGCCTTCTCGCAGACAAGGTTCACGCACCAATGAATGCCATAGGACTTGTAGACATAGGCAAAGCCCGGCGGGCCGAACATCACCGCAGTGCGCGGGGTGGGACCATTATAGGAGTGTGCCGCCGGCTCGCTGTGGTGATAGGCCTCGACCTCGACAATCACGCCGCCGACGCCATCGACCAAGAGCGTCGCCCCGATCAGGTCGGGGGCGACCTCATGGACGCTGCGGGCGAAGAAACTGCGCTTGAGCGGGCGTCCAAGCGCCGGAACTGACGAGATTTGAGGCATTTCAGAGAATCAGGCGGAGATTCGGGCGGCCGATGGGGCGATAATGCTAACGTGGACATATAGTGTCCCGCTTCGCAAGTTCGCTGCCTTTTCAGCGAGTTCTGGACGAACTTGCGAAGCGATCAGGACACTATCAAATATACGATTCTAGTGTGCTTTATGAACGCGAAGTTCGTGCAGGTGCCCGCCGCGCGCTCAGACGAACTTCGCGTTCAGCACACTAGGAGATAGCATGGCACGGGCAGGTTGCGACAAGCTGCTGGAGGGCCTAGGTAAAGCTCTCGCAAGACAGGTTTTCAATGGTTGTTCTGATCGACACGGTTTCCGACAAGCAGATCCGCCCGCGGCATCCTGAGAAGGTCAACCGTCCGGACGCGCAGTCGCCGCCCAAGCCGGACTGGATCCGGGTGCGCGCGCCGAACACGCGCGGCTATGCCGACACCCGCAAGATCGTCAAGGAAAACGGGCTTGTCACGGTCTGCGAGGAGGCCGGCTGCCCGAATATCGGCGAGTGCTGGGACAAGAAGCACGCCACCTTCATGATCATGGGGGACACCTGCACCCGTGCCTGCGCCTTCTGCAACGTCAAGACCGGCATGCCGGGCGCGCTCGACGCGCTGGAGCCGGAGCACGTCGCCGAAGCCGTGCGCAAACTCGGCCTTGCGCACGTGGTGATCACCTCGGTCGACCGCGACGATCTCGCCGATGGCGGCGCCGAGCATTTCGCCCGCACCATCCGCGCCATCCGCGCGCAGTGCCCGACCACGACCATCGAGATCCTGACGCCGGATTTCCTGCGCAAGGACGGCGCGCTGGAGGTGGTGGTCGCAGCTAGGCCCGACGTCTTCAACCATAATCTCGAGACCGTGCCGTCGCGCTATCTGACCGTGCGGCCCGGCGCGCGTTATTTCCACTCCATCCGGCTGCTGCAGCGGGTCAAGGAACTCGACCCTACCATTTTCACCAAGTCCGGCATCATGGTCGGGCTCGGCGAGGAGCGCCACGAGGTGCTGCAGGTGATGGACGACCTGCGCTCCGGCGATGTCGATTTTCTCACCATCGGCCAATATCTGCAGCCGACGCGCAAGCATCATGCGGTGATGCGTTACGTGTCGCCGGATGAGTTCGGTGGTTACGAGAAGGTCGCCTACACCAAAGGCTTCCTGATGGTGTCGGCGAGCCCGCTGACCCGCTCGTCGCATCATGCCGGCGAAGATTTTGCCAGACTGAAGGCGGCGCGCGAGGCGCGCGTTGCGACCTAAGACGTCGGACCGAAAATCATGCGGCGTGTCATGGTGATGGGGTCTTCGGGATCCGGGAAATCGACGTTCGCGCGGCGGCTGTCCGCGGCGACCGGACTTCCCATGGTTTCGATCGACGCGCTGTATTGGCAACCGGGCTGGCGACCGTCAGATCCGTTTTCGTTTGAGCGCCGCATGACCGAGGCTGCGAATGAGCCCACGTGGATCATGGACGGCAACTATATCAGCCATTGCGGCGAACTGCGGCGCGGCCTTGCCGACACCATTGTCTGGTTCGATCTGCCCCGGTGGGTCTGCATGAGCGGGATTTTTCGCAGGGTCATCACGAGCTACGGACAGGTGCGCCCGGAAATGGCGGCGGGCTGTCCGGAACAGTTCGACGCCGAATTCATCCGTTATGTCTGGACCTACCGCCGGCAACAGCGCCCCAGGCTGCTCGCGTTCTTCAAGGGGCTGCGGCCGGACCAGACCTTCATCACGTTCACCCATCGCCGGCAGGCCGACGATTATCTTGCGCATCGGGCTACGGGCCTGGTGACAGCCGGAGCCTAGGCGTGCCGCAATTCACCAACAAACGCCGTGTCCAGCACACCGCCGACCAGATGTTCGACCTGGTGGCCGATGTCGAGCGTTATCCGGAATTCGTGCCGCTGTGCGAAACGCTGAAGGTTCGGACACGCACCGCGAACGAAGATGGCACCGAGGTCATCGTCGCCGACATGACAGTGTCGTTCAAGCTGGTGCGCGAGCGGTTCACCAGCCGGGTGACGCTGGACCGCGCCAATCTCAAGATCTTGGTCGAATATCTGCAGGGGCCATTCAGCCGCCTGGAGAACCGCTGGACGTTCGAGCCGACCAGCGACACGGCCTGCACCGTCAGCTTCTTTATCGCCTATGAATTCAAGAGCCGGATGCTGGCCTTGCTCATGGGCGCGATGTTCGACGCCGCGTTCCAGCGCTTTGCCGCGGCTTTCGAGCGGCGCGCGGACGTGATCTATGGGCGGCAGCGCGCGGGCGCTTGACCCGGCTGACCGGACCGCGCGCAAGTTCAGTCAGCAGCCGCAAGGCCTCGATCACCGACAATTTCCGGACCACGCTGCGCCCGACTGCGCCGAAACGCTTCTCCCGTGACACAATGCGGCCGTCGCGTGCAGCAACGGCAAAATGCACCAGACCGACGGGTTTTCCTGGCGTCGCGCCGCCGGGGCCGGCGATGCCGGTGATGGAGACTGCGAGGTCGACATCGGCGGTTTCCAGGGCACCGACCGCCATGGCAATCGCGGTTTCCTTGCTGACCGCGCCGAAGGTCTCGAGCGTCGACGCCTTCACACCCAGCATGATGCGCTTGGCGTCGTTGGAATAGGTGATGAAGCCGCGGTCCACCACGTCGGACGATCCCGGAATTTCGGTCAGGGCACCCGCGACCAGGCCGCCGGTGCAGGACTCGGCGGTTGCGATCGTCAGCTTTCGCATCCGGCACAAATCGAGCAGCGAACGGGAGAGGGCGCGGGGATCGCTGCTGGTCATCTCATGCGCTCCGGCTCACCGTGGCTTCCAGCTACTCAGTCCAGGGCAGGCGCACGGTGGCGCTCGCCGTCGCCGCGATGCCTTCCTGCCGCCCGGTAAAACCGAGCTTTTCGCTTGTGGTCGCTTTCACCGCGACCCGCGACAGCGACAGGCCGGTGATCTCGGCAATGCGCGCGCGCATGGTGTCGCGCAGCGGGCCAATTTTCGGGCTCTCGCAGATCATGGTGACCTCGAGATGCGCCACGCGGCCGCCGCGGTCGGCGACACGCTGCATCGCATAGGCCAGGAACTTGTCGGAGGCTGCGCCCTTCCACTGCGGATCGCTCGGCGGGAAATGCGATCCGATATCGCCGTCGGCCAGAGCGCCCAAGATGGCGTCGACCAGTGCGTGCAGGCCGACGTCGCCGTCCGAGTGCGCCAGGAAGCCGCGGGAGTAGGGCACGCGAACGCCGCACAGCATCACATGATCGCCATCGCCGAAGGCGTGGACGTCGTAGCCGGTGCCGGTGCGGATATCGCCGAGCGCGGCGCCGAGACGGGCCTCCTCGCGCGCAAAATCTTCCGGTGTGGTGAGTTTCATGTTCGCAGCATCACCTTCAAAGGTCGCAACCGTCAATCCCGCCCACTCGGCAAGTGCGGCATCATCTGTGAAATCATCCCGGCCTTCGCGCGCGGCGCGGCGATGGGCTTCGAGAATCACGTCGAACCGAAAGGCCTGCGGCGTTTGCGCGATGCGCAGCTGCGCACGATTCGGTGTCGCCACGACATCACCCGCATCGTCGACCTGCTTGATGGTATCGGTGACCGCGACCACCGGGATCGCCGCGCCGGTCTTGCCGGCCGCCGCGATCGCGCGCGCGATCACCGCATCAGTGACGAACGCGCGTGCCGCGTCATGGATCAGAACAATGTCGGGGGGATCGCCGGCAAGCGCCTCCAGCCCCGCGCGTACCGACGCCTGGCGGGTGGCCCCGCCGCTCACCGCGGGCCGGTATGTCAGGCCCTGCAGGGCCTGATCAAAGATCTCAACATCGTCCGGATTGCGCACGGGCTGTACCGCGGAAACATCGGGATGGCTGCAGAAGGGATCCATCGCCCGGGCGATCACCGTGCGGCCGGCAATGCAGCGGTACTGTTT is drawn from Bradyrhizobium prioriisuperbiae and contains these coding sequences:
- a CDS encoding PilZ domain-containing protein, translated to MFHQRRFARLKPTGPMSRSGKIIIDPGTAAIDCLVVDYSAGGACLEAAKAAALPKRFELLYAGSRKKCRVVWATAWRMGVSF
- a CDS encoding LysE family translocator, which translates into the protein MPELSTLIAFMGAVAILNLTPGPDMMLLISRGLGEGWKASLFTALGFTLAGVVQIPLLALGVASLVQSSPLAFDILRYAGAAYLTWRGVQLIRTAGRSSPTMLVTGPTLPVLALRDGMVSSLTNPKILLFLLAFLPQFVDPARGSVTIQLVVLGVVMKGVALVIAGSVAMATGMVGRALSRWPRFTLWQERITGVVLIGLGVRLLTMDGRARV
- a CDS encoding protein-L-isoaspartate O-methyltransferase, coding for MTSFSNARQKMVDGQVRPSDVTDLRIIDAMLAVPREAFVPDGQQALAYLDLDIEVSTGPGVKRYLIKPVVIAKMLQAASIASTDRVLVVGCASGYSAAVVAKLAAHVIATESDPALADKAKSVLAGLGVANVSVVNAPAAAGEPSQAPYDVIILDGATQIAPEGLYEQLAMGGRLLGVFAAAQPPRAEIVTRSPRDFGNRPLFDAYAPILPGMERPAAFTF
- a CDS encoding TolC family outer membrane protein, translated to MQRLKVLTGAAVAALMLSHLAATPALADTIEAALVRAYQNNPQLNAQRASVRVTDENVPQALSGYRPRASITASAGYQYNDALSSSGGQQVGLVGTTVPTSIGATVSQTLYNGQQTANRVRSAESNVSAAREGLRVLEQTVLLSAATIYMDYLRDAAIVEVQRSNTRVLEQTLKQTQDRFNVGEVTRTDVAQSEAQLAAGRTQQLAAESTLVTTRANFRQIIGNDPENLAAARPVDRFLPTTLVRAIDQGLIENPNVTSAMYGIDVSFLNVKVNEGALFPTLTFQGSVQQAYQSSLISPRAFTAGASGTLTVPVYQGGSEYSLIRQSKETLAQQRLNLDQVRNQARATVAQAWGQLQATKSQVISAQSQVTASETALNGVREEARVGQRTTLDVLNAQQALVNARNSLVTAQHDRVVASYSVLSAVGRLSPTTLRLGTAIYDPSVHYQQVRDSWVGVRTPDGR
- a CDS encoding DUF2497 domain-containing protein, giving the protein MTQLAKTQEPSMEEILASIRRIIADDETKPAGTQAAAAEPKVEPPRAPPKALTPTRALPPAPPAPVVQTAAAKTAVPPPAAPVAKNSQEDIDAMLAGLDADTSEAEVRAPEPASDVFELTEQMAIPEAPPAASPPPAPSFRQVDPQDDLEFSEPRPVARNYQTPAMDPPAFAADEAPSRPLLSSSTMTSVESAFNTLANTVLSNNARTLEDLVKEMLRPMLKSWLDDNLPNMVERIVRAEIERVSRGR
- a CDS encoding valine--tRNA ligase encodes the protein MIEKTYQPAEIESRIARAWEDAGAFKAGRPERTEAEPFTIVIPPPNVTGSLHMGHALNNTLQDVLCRFERMRGRDVLWQPGTDHAGIATQMVVERQLMERQEPGRRAMGRQKFLERVWQWKAESGGTITNQLKRLGASCDWSRERFTMDEGPSRAVVKVFVELYSQGLIYKDKRLVNWDPKLLTAISDLEVQQVEVKGHLWYLRYPLQGKTFNPEDPSTFIVVATTRPETMLGDTAVAVHPDDERYRHLIGTHVILPLVGRRIPIVADDYSDPEKGSGAVKITPAHDFNDFEVGRRHNLPQISVLDQEGALSLTGNEDYLRGLPEGAAEFAEELHGVDRFAARKTIVARLEDFGFLEKIEPNTHMVPHGDRSNVVIEPFLTDQWYVDAKTLAQPAIAAVRSGATAFVPKNWEKTYFEWMENIQPWCISRQLWWGHQIPAWYGPDGKVFVAETEEEAVGKALGYYTEQEVITPEQGHDMALDPAKREGFITRDEDVLDTWFSSALWPFSTLGWPDDSKDVERYYPTNVLVTGFDIIFFWVARMMMMGLHFMKDVPFPTVYIHALVRDEKGAKMSKSKGNVIDPLHLIDDYGADALRFTLAAMAAQGRDIKLATQRVEGYRNFATKLWNASRFAEMNGCALPPEFDPSKAKDTLNRWIAHETANAAREVTDAIRAYRFNDAAGAIYRFVWNVYCDWYLELAKPVLTGPDGEAKSETQAMVAWARDEILKLLHPFMPFITEELWAVTGTRSSLLALTEWPLRRDEVETVLVAASASGFPDIGTPLLPVETSGDSMDHLRDDAAEAEIGWVVDLITAIRSVRAEMNIPPATLTPLQLVNASSEARGRAQRWDGVIKRLARLADVSFADQVPQGAVQLLVRGEVAALPLKGVIDLAAEKTRLDKEMAKVEADIKRVDAKLGNADFMARAPEEVVDEQREKREEARARKTKILEALERLKGAS
- a CDS encoding VOC family protein codes for the protein MLDHVSWTVSDIAAAEPFYDAIMIALGVVKVGRRDDWLGYGERARPDHPERVYISIRRGAAVEDSFGRHWCFKAATRAQVDAFWRDGIAAGGRDDGPPGLRAYHPSYYAAFLRDPDGNRLEAVCHVVSG